The following are encoded in a window of Microbacterium sp. LWO13-1.2 genomic DNA:
- a CDS encoding GAF domain-containing protein yields the protein MAASWSSSRDGEPAASRLLIERAHEELLAGNLDDQRLQHVRPLVRESWERSWRGRVGPEGAPLLELVPEELEAYRLSHPLASVMDMIRALLLPGTAEDSGVIVAVGDQAGRLLWVEGDRQLRSLTGDMGFVAGANWSEDAVGTAAPGTALALGQTVQIHGAEHYNRLVHPWSCTAAPVRDPETMRVLGVIDVTGGAEAVTLQARMLVDATARAVESEIMVARLRARSEAPRARTTKHQAPSAARATLRVLGRDRARLEAMSAHEEIVTELSARHAAILLMLAVHRQGLSAERLCELVYGGDVSPDTLRPEMVRLRKVLERSAPELVPESRPYRLTAALETDAHDVLSLLDRGAHRVALTAYRGPVLPESTSPGVEDFRETVRSALREAMRSEASLDVLLAYAEIPEGQVDAEALRLALEMLPARSPKRASLVARIERLEGA from the coding sequence TTGGCGGCATCATGGTCTTCCTCGCGTGACGGCGAACCCGCGGCGTCACGCCTCCTCATCGAGCGTGCGCACGAAGAACTGCTCGCCGGCAACCTCGACGATCAGCGGTTGCAGCATGTCCGTCCACTCGTCCGCGAGTCCTGGGAGCGATCCTGGCGTGGCCGTGTCGGCCCCGAGGGCGCCCCGCTGCTGGAACTCGTCCCCGAGGAACTGGAGGCGTACCGGCTGTCGCACCCGCTCGCGTCGGTGATGGACATGATCCGCGCACTGCTGCTTCCCGGCACCGCCGAGGATTCCGGCGTGATCGTCGCCGTCGGCGATCAGGCAGGGCGCCTGCTCTGGGTGGAGGGCGATCGGCAACTGCGGTCGCTCACGGGTGACATGGGCTTCGTGGCCGGCGCGAACTGGTCGGAGGACGCGGTCGGAACCGCAGCCCCCGGCACCGCGCTCGCCCTCGGACAGACCGTGCAGATCCATGGCGCGGAGCACTACAACAGGCTCGTGCACCCGTGGTCGTGCACGGCAGCGCCGGTGCGCGACCCCGAGACGATGCGGGTGCTGGGTGTGATCGATGTCACGGGCGGGGCGGAGGCGGTCACGCTGCAGGCGCGCATGCTGGTGGATGCCACGGCGCGTGCGGTCGAGTCGGAGATCATGGTCGCCCGTCTGCGTGCGCGGAGCGAGGCGCCGCGGGCGCGCACGACGAAGCACCAGGCGCCGAGCGCGGCCCGCGCGACGCTGCGTGTACTCGGACGGGATCGCGCTCGACTGGAGGCGATGTCGGCGCACGAGGAGATCGTCACCGAACTCAGCGCCCGGCACGCGGCGATTCTGCTGATGCTCGCCGTGCACCGTCAAGGTCTGTCGGCCGAGCGTCTGTGCGAACTCGTCTACGGCGGCGACGTCTCGCCGGATACGTTGCGCCCCGAGATGGTGCGCCTGCGCAAGGTCCTCGAGCGCAGCGCACCCGAACTCGTGCCGGAGTCTCGTCCGTATCGGCTCACCGCCGCATTGGAGACCGATGCGCATGACGTGCTCTCGCTCCTCGATCGCGGCGCGCACCGAGTCGCTCTGACGGCCTATCGGGGTCCGGTGCTGCCCGAATCGACCTCCCCCGGTGTGGAGGATTTCCGCGAGACAGTGCGATCGGCGCTGCGGGAGGCGATGCGGTCCGAGGCGAGCCTCGACGTGCTCCTGGCATACGCGGAGATCCCGGAGGGACAGGTGGATGCCGAGGCGCTCCGGCTCGCGCTGGAGATGCTTCCGGCGCGTTCGCCGAAGCGGGCGAGCCTCGTCGCGAGGATCGAACGCCTCGAGGGCGCCTGA
- a CDS encoding aldehyde dehydrogenase family protein, protein MTIVEENVSTAYAAPGRPGALADYRPRYGHYIGGEFVAPVKGQYFENISPVNGKPFTEVGRGTSEDIDRAVDVAWKAFAGWGKTSPAERAVVLNRIADRIEENLERIAIAETWENGKPIRETLAADIPLAVDHFRYFAGVLRAQEGGISQLDENTVAYHFHEPLGVVGQIIPWNFPILMAVWKLAPALAAGNCVVIKPAEQTPASLLFLFEIIGDLLPAGVVNIVNGFGIEAGAPLAQHKRIRKVAFTGETTTGRLIMQYASQNLIPVTLELGGKSPNVFFEDVARSTSDPYYDKALEGFTMFALNQGEVCTCPSRALIQRSIYDGFLADGLERVGKVIQGNPLDPATMIGAQASNDQLEKILSYIDIGTQGGARLLTGGERVDLGGDLSDGYYVAPTVFEGTNDMRIFQEEIFGPVLSVTSFDGFDDAIGIANDTLYGLGAGVWSRSGDIAYRAGRAIEAGRVWTNTYHQYPAHAAFGGYKQSGIGRENHKMMLDHYQQTKNLLVSYAEGPMGFF, encoded by the coding sequence ATGACCATCGTCGAAGAGAACGTGTCCACCGCCTATGCGGCCCCGGGTCGGCCCGGAGCGCTCGCCGACTACCGCCCCCGCTACGGCCACTACATCGGCGGCGAGTTCGTCGCCCCGGTCAAGGGCCAGTACTTCGAGAACATCAGCCCGGTCAACGGCAAGCCGTTCACCGAGGTCGGCCGCGGCACCAGTGAGGACATCGACCGCGCGGTCGATGTCGCCTGGAAGGCATTCGCGGGCTGGGGCAAGACCAGCCCGGCGGAGCGCGCTGTCGTCCTCAACAGGATCGCGGATCGCATCGAGGAGAACCTGGAGCGCATCGCGATCGCCGAGACCTGGGAGAACGGAAAGCCGATCCGCGAGACCCTCGCGGCCGACATCCCTCTCGCCGTCGATCATTTCCGCTACTTCGCGGGGGTGCTTCGGGCCCAGGAGGGCGGGATCAGTCAGCTGGATGAGAACACCGTCGCGTACCACTTTCACGAACCGCTGGGCGTGGTCGGACAGATCATCCCCTGGAACTTCCCGATCCTGATGGCCGTCTGGAAACTCGCGCCGGCGCTCGCCGCAGGCAACTGCGTCGTCATCAAGCCCGCCGAGCAGACACCGGCATCCCTGCTCTTCCTGTTCGAGATCATCGGCGACCTGCTTCCGGCCGGCGTCGTCAACATCGTCAACGGCTTCGGTATTGAGGCGGGGGCGCCGCTCGCCCAGCACAAGCGCATTCGCAAGGTGGCGTTCACGGGAGAGACGACGACCGGGCGCCTCATCATGCAGTACGCCTCGCAGAACCTCATCCCGGTCACCCTCGAGCTCGGGGGGAAGAGTCCGAACGTCTTCTTCGAGGACGTCGCCCGTTCGACATCCGACCCGTACTACGACAAGGCGCTGGAGGGGTTCACGATGTTCGCCCTCAACCAGGGTGAGGTGTGCACGTGCCCGTCCCGAGCATTGATCCAGCGGTCGATCTACGACGGTTTCCTCGCCGACGGACTCGAGCGCGTCGGCAAGGTCATCCAGGGCAACCCGCTCGACCCGGCCACGATGATCGGTGCACAGGCGTCGAACGACCAGCTCGAGAAGATCCTCAGCTACATCGACATCGGCACGCAGGGCGGGGCGCGGCTGCTCACCGGTGGCGAGCGGGTCGACCTCGGTGGTGATCTCAGCGACGGCTACTACGTCGCCCCCACCGTCTTCGAGGGCACGAACGACATGCGCATCTTCCAGGAGGAGATCTTCGGTCCGGTGCTGTCGGTGACCTCGTTCGATGGCTTCGACGACGCGATCGGCATCGCCAACGACACGCTCTACGGCCTCGGCGCCGGCGTCTGGAGCCGCAGCGGCGACATCGCCTATCGCGCGGGGCGGGCGATCGAGGCCGGGCGCGTGTGGACGAACACGTATCACCAGTACCCGGCGCACGCCGCGTTCGGCGGATACAAGCAGTCCGGCATCGGTCGCGAGAACCACAAGATGATGCTCGATCACTATCAGCAGACGAAGAACCTCCTCGTCTCGTACGCCGAAGGGCCGATGGGCTTCTTCTGA
- a CDS encoding DUF779 domain-containing protein produces the protein MVSTETCRRVAVTDAAASLVRKLSAQHGPLMFHQSGGCCDGSSPMCYPVGMFITGPSDVLLGSLDVGLDAEIDVFMSESQFEYWKYTHLTIDVVAGRGAGFSVEGPTGMRFLIRSRMLNDAELEHFGLASSST, from the coding sequence ATGGTCAGCACCGAAACCTGCCGACGGGTTGCGGTCACGGATGCCGCGGCATCCCTCGTCCGTAAGCTCTCGGCGCAGCACGGGCCGCTCATGTTCCATCAGTCCGGCGGATGCTGCGACGGTTCGTCACCGATGTGCTATCCCGTGGGGATGTTCATCACCGGGCCGAGTGACGTTCTTCTCGGTTCACTGGACGTGGGCCTGGATGCCGAGATCGACGTGTTCATGTCGGAGTCGCAGTTCGAGTACTGGAAGTACACCCATCTCACCATTGATGTCGTAGCAGGACGTGGCGCCGGCTTCAGCGTTGAGGGTCCGACGGGCATGCGGTTCCTCATCCGTTCCCGAATGCTGAACGACGCCGAGCTGGAGCACTTCGGCCTCGCGTCGTCCTCGACCTGA